From one Anopheles cruzii chromosome 3, idAnoCruzAS_RS32_06, whole genome shotgun sequence genomic stretch:
- the LOC128269732 gene encoding odorant receptor coreceptor, with the protein MSGSIVWDRGVPPTRMQVQPTKYVGLVADLMPNIKLMQASGHFLFRYVTGPILIRKLYSWWTLIMVLMQFFAILGNLATTADDVNDLTANTITALFFTHSVTKFIYFAVNAENFYRTLGIWNQTNTHPLFAESDARYHSIALAKMRKLLVLVMGTTVLAVVAWVTITFFGDSVRNVLDKETNETYTIDIPRLPIKSWYPWNAMSGPAYIFSFIYQIYFLLFSMVQSNLVDVMFCSWLLLACEQLQHLKGIMRPLMELSASLDTYRPNSAALFRAISAGSKSELILNEEKEPEVKDFDLSGIYSSKADWGAQFRAPTTLQTFDENGRNGNPNGLSRNQEMMVRSAIKYWVERHKHVVRLVTAIGDTYGPALLLHMLTSTIKLTLLAYQATKIDGVNVYGLTVIGYLCYALAQVFLFCIFGNRLIEESSSVMEAAYSCHWYDGSEEAKTFVQIVCQQCQKAMTISGAKFFTVSLDLFASVLGAVVTYFMVLVQLK; encoded by the exons ATGTCGGGCAGCATCGTCTGGGACCGGGGTGTTCCACCGACCCGG ATGCAAGTGCAGCCCACCAAGTACGTCGGCCTGGTGGCCGACCTGATGCCAAACATCAAGCTGATGCAGGCGAGCGGCCATTTTCTGTTCCGCTACGTTACCGGGCCGATTCTGATCCGCAAACTGTACTCCTGGTGGACACTCATCATGGTGCTGATGCAGTTCTTCGCCATCCTCGGCAACCTGGCGACCACGGCGGACGACGTGAACGACCTGACGGCCAACACGATCACGGCGCTGTTTTTCACGCACTCGGTCACGAAGTTCATCTACTTCGCGGTGAACGCGGAGAACTTCTACCGGACGCTCGGGATCTGGAACCAGACCAACACGCATCCGCTGTTCGCAGAGTCGGACGCCCGCTACCACTCGATTGCGCTGGCCAAGATGCggaagctgctggtgctcgtCATGGGTACGACcgtgctggcggtggtcg CCTGGGTCACGATAACGTTCTTCGGTGACAGCGTGAGAAATGTGCTCGATAAGGAAACCAACGAAACGTACACGATCGACATCCCGCGGCTCCCGATCAAGTCCTGGTACCCGTGGAACGCGATGAGTGGGCCGGCGTACATTTTCTCGTTCATCTACCAG ATTTACTTCCTGCTATTCTCGATGGTCCAAAGCAATCTCGTTGATGTGATGTTCTGCtcatggctgctgctggcctgcGAGCAGCTGCAACATTTAAAG GGAATTATGCGGCCCCTGATGGAGCTTTCTGCCTCGCTGGATACCTACCGGCCCAACTCGGCGGCCCTGTTCCGAGCAATTTCAGCCGGCTCCAAATCGGAGCTGATCCTCAACGAAG AAAAAGAACCCGAGGTGAAGGACTTTGATCTGAGCGGAATCTACAGCTCGAAGGCGGACTGGGGCGCCCAGTTCCGGGCGCCGACGACCCTGCAAACGTTCGACGAGAacggacgaaacggaaatcCGAACGGGCTCAGTCGGAACCAGGAAATGATGGTTCGAAGCGCCATCAAGTATTGGGTGGAACGGCACAAGCACGTCGTACG GCTCGTGACGGCTATCGGGGATACGTACGGTcctgcactgctgctgcacatgTTAACGTCCACCATCAAGCTAACGCTGCTCGCCTATCAGGCCACCAAAATCGACGGCGTCAACGTGTACGGCCTGACGGTGATCGGCTATCTGTGCTACGCTCTGGCCCAAGTGTTCCTGTTCTGCATCTTCGGCAACCGGCTCATCGAGGAG AGCTCGTCAGTGATGGAAGCGGCATACTCGTGCCATTGGTATGACGGTTCGGAGGAAGCGAAAACCTTCGTCCAGATCGTTTGTCAGCAGTGCCAGAAGGCGATGACCATATCCGGGGCTAAATTTTTCACCGTTTCGTTGGATCTGTTCGCCTCG GTTCTGGGAGCCGTTGTCACGTACTTTATGGTGTTAGTGCAGCTGAAGTAA
- the LOC128273713 gene encoding ras-like protein family member 10B, whose protein sequence is MQGPLKVAFLGASGVGRTSILQQFFKHDFPRQHIRTAKRNVYRSCLVCDTCIRELMVLDVPPQKYFPVDNLAEWNNGHPLGLRTVHTYVLVYDMGNLESFQYCRNMRDQILESFNHRDFKIMVVGNKFDRASNPHTQELKDISTLVRKHWRCGYVECSAKYNYKIGDIFKELMGYPVGGTAPKLEFSQSIRSKNRCTIL, encoded by the exons ATGCAAGGCCCCCTCAAGGTGGCGTTTCTGGGGGCCTCCGGCGTTGGGCGCACCAGTATCCTACAG CAATTCTTCAAGCACGACTTCCCGAGGCAACATATTCGCACCGCAAAGCGGAACGTCTACCGAAGCTGCCTGGTCTGTGATACCTGCATACGGGAGCTAATGGTGTTGGATGTGCCTCCGCAGAAGTACTTCCCGGTGGATAATCTGGCCGAGTGGAATAATGGCCATCCGCTCGGGCTGCGAACCGTGCACACGTACGTGTTGGTGTACGATATGGGGAATCTGGAATCCTTCCAG TACTGTCGTAACATGCGTGATCAAATTTTAGAAAGTTTCAATCATCgtgattttaaaataatggTTGTGGGCAACAAATTCGACAGGGCATCGAACCCTCACACTCAG GAACTAAAGGACATCTCGACCCTGGTCCGGAAGCATTGGCGTTGTGGCTATGTGGAGTGTTCGGCAAA ATACAACTACAAGATTggtgatattttcaaagaaTTGATGGGCTACCCGGTCGGTGGGACCGCTCCGAAGCTAGAGTTCTCGCAGTCGATTAGGTCAAAAAATCGTTGCACAATACTCTAG